In the genome of Burkholderiales bacterium, the window TGGCAGCAGCACGCGAAAAGTCGATCCCTTGCCGGAGACGCTGTCGACTTCAATGCGGCCGCCACACTCGCGCATGTATTCGTGCGCTTCGTAGGCGCCCAGGCCCATGCCCAGGCCGACCGCTTTGGCCGATTCGAACGGCTTGAACAAACGCGTACGCAAGAATTGCCCGCTCATTCCGCAGCCGGTATCGCTGACTTCGACGATCGCAAAGCCGTCCCGTGCATAAGCGCATACATTGACTTCGCCCGTTTCCGGTGTCGCTTCGATGGCGTTCTGAACCAGGTGGCCGATGACGCGCTGCAGACGCTCGGACACGGCAACGATAAGAAGCCCCGCAGGCGCAGCGGTCAGGATCGGCACCGGCCGCAAACCGGCCTTGCCGGCAATGACGCCGGCCAACGCGGCATCGAGCGCCATCGGTTGCGGCCGCTCGGCGCTCTGGCCGCGCCGCAACTCCAAAAGTAATCTCTTCATCTTGCCGACCGAGTTTTCTACCGTGGTGATCATATCGTCGCGGAACTCCGGCTTTTCGCCGTGCTTTCCGGCGTTGGTCAGAAGCAGCGACAACTGTCCGACGAGATTTTTCAGATCGTGCACGACGAAAGCCGACATACGGTTGAACGATTCGAACTGGCGCGCGACCAGCAGCGCCTTGGCCGCTTCAAGCTGCGCCAGATAACTGGCTGCTTGCTGCCCGGCCGTTTTCAGGAGATCGGCGACTTCCCAGTTTACGTCGATCTTGCCCATCGGTTCGGCCAGCACGACAAAACCGAGCAGGCGTTCGTGCAGAATCAGCGGCACAACGAGCTGGGCGCCCGGCAAATCGCGCAACCACTCGGGCAGCTTGCCGAGCCGCGCGTAGATTTCCGGCTGGGTCCGGTATTCCTTCAAATTGATTACCCATTGCGCGCTTTCCAGATAGCGGCAGAACGCGCCATCCAGCGCCTCGCTCGCCGCGCACGGCATATTCCAGTTGGCGGTGCATTCGCACTGGCCGTTCTCCTGCAGCAGCCAAAGCGCGCCAGCATGGCTGTCGACTAGCGCCGCGATCGCCTGAATCGAACGCTCGTGCAGCTTGACGCCCGGTTCACCAGCCGACAGCGTGCGCGTAAAGTGCAGCCATTCCTCGCGATAATCGTAGCGGTAATTGAAAAAATGCTTGCTCAGAAAAACTTTCAGCCGGGCGCGCAGGGTTCCCGAAAACAGCGCGAGCAGCAGCAACAGCAGCGCGCCGAACATGAAGGTAACTTGCAGGACAGCACCCCAACTGCCGCCGAAATAGCGGATGTAGTAGCCGGCCGCAGCCATGACGAGCAGATAGACGCCGGCGCCGAACAGGGTTGCCGAGTGAAACAGGATGCGATGCGATACCGCGAAATCGAGCGACCAGCGCGGGCTGCGGGCGGCCGAGATCGCGATCAGCGGAACGATCATGGCGTTGATAGCGCCGCGCGCGTTCCACAAATCGGTGTCGAGCCGGTGGAACAGCATGGCATCCGCGTACAGATAGAAATCGAAAGCGAACATGCCGCCGACACCGAGGCACAGAGTGCGTATGCCGGCGCGTTGTCCAGGCTGCGTGTTGCGGTAAATCTGCTCGACCAGCACAATGCCGATCACGGCGAGCAGCACGCGCGCGCTGATCGAAAAATCACCGTCGAAAACGATCTGCGGCACGAAAGCGGAGACCAGCAAGAGCGCGCAGAACACAGCGATGATGGCGGCCAGCGCTTTCAGCCGCTTCGGGAAATGGCCGGAAACATGTGTAGCGAGACCGAGCAGCAGAAACAAAAACGCGAACCATGAGGCGCTGCGCAACACTTCGAGCGCAGTGTGGACAGCGCCGGGAGCGAGCGCGCGATACGAAATCAGCGCCGCCCAGGTCGACGAAATCAGGCAAACCATGGTGAGTACAATGCCGTGGGCGCGACCGCGCCAGCTCGTCGCGAGCAATAGCGCGAGCAGCAAAAAAGCGACGCTGGTTATGGCGTGGCCGGCGGAGCCGATCGCGCTCATCATCTCGCGCGGCGCGCGGCAACGAGCGCGGACAAACAGTCGGCGACGCGCATAAGCTTCCGTGCGAGCACGTCTTTCTCCCTGGCAGGATCGATCGGAACTCATCGACCCTAGCAACGGATATGCCACTCCATTGTTTGCCAGAAATTGACCCCGATGTGCAATCGCAAAGCGAAACGCGTCACTTTGTGCGGGTTTGCGCTCCGACAGCTCCTGGACGGACCGGTTGATCGGGAAATAGCGATAGCGATTTCGGAGATCGCATCGCGAAGCCTTTGCGAACGGGATACCATTGCCGGGTCGCACGGGATGCAAGCGCGCCTCCAGATCCACTTTCAGTTGGCGCTCCGGCCGAATCAAGATCAGAGCTTGCGCAGGAAATGAGTCCATGCCGCGCTTTCCGGCTTTGTTTTGATTTCCCGCATCATGGCGTTCAACCCGAATCCGCTGCAGCAACAGTTGATCGACGCGCTTGAACGCATGGTCGAGGGCAAGCCGCCGCCAGCGGACGAGATCGATGCCTTGATCAAGGCATTGCGCTTCGATCAGGTTATTGTGGAAGTGCGAAGCCGCGAACTCTCGGAAACGCAGCGCACACTCGAGGAATGTAAAAGGCGCTGCGCCGAACTCTATGAGCAGGCGCCGGTCGCCCACGTCACGCTTGACGAGGCCGGTCGAATTTGCGAGTTGAATGCCGCTGCCACGGCGCTGATTGGACTGCCGGCGCGCAAGCTTTGCGACAGTCTTTTCCCGGCGCGTCTGGTTTCCGGCGAGACCGACCGCTTTTATCAATACTTGCGCTTATGCCGCCAGCAGCGTGCGCCGCTCGCGGGCGAGTTTACGCTGCGCGTCGATAACGCCGCGCGCCCGATACAACTCCTCGGCGCGCCGGCCATCAGCGCCAGTGGTGAATGGTTGTGCCGGGCCGTATTGATTGACATCACGCCGCTGCGCATTGCGGAACAGCAACTGCAGCAATGCGAAGCGCGACTGCGAATTTTACTGTCTCGCCCTCCTGAATATCCGAAGGAAGATGACGACGGCAATCTCGCAAGCGAGTTACACGATCAGCTCTGCCCGGCGCTTGCGGCGCTCGATTCGGATATCGCGTGGCTTTCCGAAAAGCTCGACAACTGCCCGCCAGAGGTGCTCGACAAGCTCCTGGAAATGGCGCGTGTCGTTACCGATTCAGCCGACGCGGTGCGTCATGCCGGCGAGCAATTACGCTCGCTTTACCCCGAATACGGTGGATTGGCCGCGTCCATCAACCGCTATGCGGCGCAATTCGAGAAGCAGCACGACATCATCTGTGCGCTCGATCTCGATCTCGCAGGCATCGAGCTCGAGATCGAGCCGGCGAACGCGCTGCTTCATATCGTCAAGGAGGCGATGGCCAATGTCGCACGTCACGCCGGCGCCTCGCAGGTGACAGTGCGCGGCCGGTGCGAGGACGATGCGTTCGTTCTGGCGGTCGAAGATGACGGGCGCGGCTTCGACGAGGAAAAATTGCGCGAGCGCGGATCGCACGTGCTGCGCAATATCCTGCAGCGTGCGCAAAGCATAGGCGGCAGCGTTCGCATTAAAAGCCGGCGCGGCGCAGGCAGCACGATAACGATCAGCATTCCGCTGAGCCGCCTCGCCGGCGTATCGCGGCACGATCGCAAAAAATAAAGAGAACAACAGTTGAACGCCGCTTCGCGTCGACCGTTGCTCAGACCTTGGCGCGGCCAATCAGTCCACGCAGCGTTTCCTGAATGTCGGCGGGAAGCAGCACGACTTTGGCGTTATGCGATTCTCCCAGCCGCGTCATGGCGGCGATGTATTTTTCGCCGAGCAGATAGAGCATTGGCGTATCGCGATCGGCAATCGCTTCGGCGATTTTCCGTATTGCCTCGGATGATGCCTGCGCCAGCGTGACCTGTGCGACCGCATCGCGTTTGGCGCTTTCCAGCCGGCCTTCCGATTCCAGGATCATCGATTGCTTGGCGCCCTCCGCCTTCGTCACCACCGCCTTGCGTTCGCGCTCCGCGCCGGCCTGCAATTCCATCGCGCGCACCATCGTTTCCGACGGTTTGATGTCCTGAATCTCGACCGATTTAACCGTCAATCCCCAATCGATCGCCTCGGATGCAATGCTCTCCTTGAGCCGCGCCTTGATCTTGTCGCGCGACGACAGCGCTTCGTCGAGTTCCATTTCGCCGGTGATTGAACGCAGCGTGGTCGAAATCAGTTGCCGGATCGCCTCGGAAAAGTTGACGACGCCATACACCGCCTTGACCGTGTCGGTGACCTTGATGAAGGCGATCGCATTGGTGATGACGACAGCATTATCCTTGGTGATCACTTCCTGCTGTTCGACATCGAGAATGATGTCCTTGGTGACGACTTTGTAGGCGACTTTATCGACATACGGAACGATCACGTGCAGCCCCGGCGACAACACCGCATTGAACTTGCCGAGCCGTTCGACGACCCATTCCTCGCCCTGCGGGATGATGCGCACGCCCTTCGCGATCGTGACCGCGACAAAGATGAGCAGCGCGATGATGACGAACGTCAGACCACCGGTGATGCCTGATGACATTGCTTTCTCCTGATTCCTGACGGGATACTGAAAAGCCAGCGCGCCCGCCGGCTGGTGATCTAAACGATGATGCGGCCGACTTTCAGAATATTGCCCTGCACGTCGATCACGCGCACGCGCTCGCCGACCGGGATTTCCTCATCGGCAATCGATTCCCAGACGTCGTCCCCGAGTATCGGTTTCTGGAATCGTATCTGGCCCTGCTCGTACGGTCGAATGCCGCGCGTCACCAATCCGATCTCGCCGATGAACTGGCCTTTGGAGAAACCGATCGTGGTTTTGTGCGCATCTTTTTTGAAAACCCTGAACCACAGCCATACGAAAGCGAGCGAGAAAATCGTCCACAGCAGGACCTGTCCACCAAGCGGGATGTCGATCATCGCCGCGACCAGCCCGACGATCAGCGCGCCGAGGCCGAACCAGACCATAAAAAACGCCGGGATCGCAAGCTCGAGGAGCAGCAGCCCGAGCCCGAGAATCAACCAGTGCCACCAGAGTATTTGCATCGCTTTCGGATTAACTTCTGTTCGCCCCGGGCTTCGCGAAGGGTAATCGTACAACTCACTGAGTTTCGCGCTAAACCGTCAAAACCGTCGAGCCCGTCGTCTCGCGCGCCTCCAGATCGCGATGCGCTTGCGCGGCGTCCTTCAGAGCATACGTCTGGTTGACCGAAATCCTGACTTTGCCGCTGGCGACAACATCGAACAATTCCTGCGCGGAAGCGACGAGGTCGGCGCGCGCCGCGGTATAAGTCATCAAGATCGGGCGCGTCAAAAACAAGGAGCCCTTGACACTCAAAATAGCCGGGTCGAAAGCCGCAACCGAGCCCGACGATTGCCCGAAGGAAACCAGCATGCCGAGCGGCTTCAGGCAATCGAGCGACTTCATGAAAGTATCCTTGCCGACCGAATCGTAAACGACATCGACCTTCCTGCCGCCGGTCAGGTCACTCACGCGGGCGACGAAATCCTCCCGCGTATAGATGATGGTGTGCGTGCATCCGTGCGCTTTCGCAGCCGCGGCTTTTTCTTCGCTGCCGACCGTGCCGATAATCGTCGCACCCAGGCTTTTCGCCCATTGGCAAACGATAGTCCCGACACCGCCTGCTGCCGCGTGAATCAGAATCGTATCGCCGGTTTTGACGTGAAAAGTCCGGCGCAACAGATACTGCGCGGTCATCCCCTGCAGCATCATCGCCGCGGCTTGCTGATCGGAAATCGCGTCCGGGAGTTTGATCAAACGATCGGCCGCCATCAGCCGCGCTTCGGCATAGGCGCCAACCGGACCGGCCGCATAAGCGACGCGGTCGCCGGACTTGAGATCGGCAACACCAGCGCCGACCTCATCGACAACCGCCGCCGCCTCCAACCCTGGCGTCCCCGGCAACTCCATCGGATACAGACCGGTGCGATGGTAAACATCGATGTAGTTGAGCCCGATAGCCGTCTGCCGCAATCGCACCTGCGCTAGTCCGGGCTTGCCGACTTCGATCGGCTCCCAGCGCATCACTTCGGGGCCGCCGGTATTGTGTATGCGAATGGCATTAGTCATGGTGAGACGAAGTGTCGTTCAAGTGGGATTGCGTGTGAAAATTACTTGCCCGATTTCCGCTAAAGACAAAGCACAACACATCTTCGCCGCCAGACGAGTTGCGATCTCGACGTGATGAGGGGCCTCAACGACGCCGGTAGCAGGATTACACCAGAGAGAATGCGCAGCACCTTCGCGTTTCAGATAACAGCCGTGTTTCCGCAAGTGTCGCAGCAGATCGCCTCGCTTCATTCGACGGCGACAATTTCCCGCCCCTTCGGGCGGAAGGCCACGCAACGCGTCTTCTCGTCGATCTTCCAGGACGAGGGCTATTGCGTCGGCGAGGTTAGTTAGAACCTTTTCCTTGGTTTGGCCTTGACCGTTCGCCCCCGGAACCTCCGAGCAATAAGCGATGTACCAGTCGCCATCGCGCTCAATGATCGCGGTAGTTTCGTTTCGCATGACTAAATCCTGTGAGTCAGGAATGAATTTGCCTTGGCGTCAAGAAACGGCGCTTTTCAGGAGCGTAAATGACATTGTGATGGCTAACACCAGGTATTTTGGCAGGCAAACCAAACCTCGACTTCACGAACCTACCCTCCGCGAAGTTGATCGTCGACCACGGACAGATACTCGCGAATAGCATCTTTGATATTTTCCTCGGCTTCAGCTTCCGTGGCCCCTTGCGACCAGCAACCTTGTAGACCGGGAACGAAGACGGAAAAGCCTTCTTCGGATTGGTGAAGGGCGATGCGGTAGCGCATAAATCCTCCCCTAAAGACAACGATCACAGTTGTTGCCCGACGACCATTACTAACAGCTTTTCTTGCTCCAAAGAACGCAGTAGTCGTTCCGCGAAGTAGCCTTAGATAATAATAATCGAGTCTGGCCTATTTACATGCGCATTTCTCGAGCGCTTCCGATAGCAGATCGATGGTAGGTATGGTGTGTCCCACAGGCGATTTCGGCGCTGCAAAGATGTTTCCTTTGATAATCTTTTCTTCTTCGTCTTTGTTGACAATCGATGCAAGGCCTAGGCTTTGCAAAATCGTCACAAATATAAGACGAGCCTGATCCTTAGCACGGTCTGCATCTTCTTTACAAAAAAGCCTTTCGAAGTAAAAGGCTGCGTCTCGCAACTTAGCGAGCTCGGTTGTATAGAAATTGATCAGGTGAATAGTAGAATCGTCAAGAGGTGTCTGTGCCCATCGACCCTCTGGCACTGGCCGCCCGGCCGCCCAACCGATTGCGGCGACTTTGTTACCGGCAAGGACCTCGACCTGACCTCGCTCCACACAAAGCTGCAAAGCGGCGCGACTCTCCAATAT includes:
- a CDS encoding NfeD family protein, translating into MQILWWHWLILGLGLLLLELAIPAFFMVWFGLGALIVGLVAAMIDIPLGGQVLLWTIFSLAFVWLWFRVFKKDAHKTTIGFSKGQFIGEIGLVTRGIRPYEQGQIRFQKPILGDDVWESIADEEIPVGERVRVIDVQGNILKVGRIIV
- a CDS encoding HEPN domain-containing protein; the encoded protein is MDKIHRGLLYLMQAQKALTRDSEAAFHDRDWNLAFRRAQESAEYAVKCLYLIVGEEPNHTHGLNVNEGLIGKTPVIWFPSGGLPTTLRGGLYVAWNEEHGNQVQVWWLENSIYTLLASSCILESRAALQLCVERGQVEVLAGNKVAAIGWAAGRPVPEGRWAQTPLDDSTIHLINFYTTELAKLRDAAFYFERLFCKEDADRAKDQARLIFVTILQSLGLASIVNKDEEEKIIKGNIFAAPKSPVGHTIPTIDLLSEALEKCACK
- a CDS encoding type II toxin-antitoxin system HicB family antitoxin, which gives rise to MRYRIALHQSEEGFSVFVPGLQGCWSQGATEAEAEENIKDAIREYLSVVDDQLRGG
- a CDS encoding addiction module toxin, HicA family; this translates as MKRGDLLRHLRKHGCYLKREGAAHSLWCNPATGVVEAPHHVEIATRLAAKMCCALSLAEIGQVIFTRNPT
- the prsK gene encoding PEP-CTERM system histidine kinase PrsK; protein product: MMSAIGSAGHAITSVAFLLLALLLATSWRGRAHGIVLTMVCLISSTWAALISYRALAPGAVHTALEVLRSASWFAFLFLLLGLATHVSGHFPKRLKALAAIIAVFCALLLVSAFVPQIVFDGDFSISARVLLAVIGIVLVEQIYRNTQPGQRAGIRTLCLGVGGMFAFDFYLYADAMLFHRLDTDLWNARGAINAMIVPLIAISAARSPRWSLDFAVSHRILFHSATLFGAGVYLLVMAAAGYYIRYFGGSWGAVLQVTFMFGALLLLLLALFSGTLRARLKVFLSKHFFNYRYDYREEWLHFTRTLSAGEPGVKLHERSIQAIAALVDSHAGALWLLQENGQCECTANWNMPCAASEALDGAFCRYLESAQWVINLKEYRTQPEIYARLGKLPEWLRDLPGAQLVVPLILHERLLGFVVLAEPMGKIDVNWEVADLLKTAGQQAASYLAQLEAAKALLVARQFESFNRMSAFVVHDLKNLVGQLSLLLTNAGKHGEKPEFRDDMITTVENSVGKMKRLLLELRRGQSAERPQPMALDAALAGVIAGKAGLRPVPILTAAPAGLLIVAVSERLQRVIGHLVQNAIEATPETGEVNVCAYARDGFAIVEVSDTGCGMSGQFLRTRLFKPFESAKAVGLGMGLGAYEAHEYMRECGGRIEVDSVSGKGSTFRVLLPLYVAPPGEADGARKDIAGPARAAAKLRSIR
- a CDS encoding PAS domain-containing protein — encoded protein: MAFNPNPLQQQLIDALERMVEGKPPPADEIDALIKALRFDQVIVEVRSRELSETQRTLEECKRRCAELYEQAPVAHVTLDEAGRICELNAAATALIGLPARKLCDSLFPARLVSGETDRFYQYLRLCRQQRAPLAGEFTLRVDNAARPIQLLGAPAISASGEWLCRAVLIDITPLRIAEQQLQQCEARLRILLSRPPEYPKEDDDGNLASELHDQLCPALAALDSDIAWLSEKLDNCPPEVLDKLLEMARVVTDSADAVRHAGEQLRSLYPEYGGLAASINRYAAQFEKQHDIICALDLDLAGIELEIEPANALLHIVKEAMANVARHAGASQVTVRGRCEDDAFVLAVEDDGRGFDEEKLRERGSHVLRNILQRAQSIGGSVRIKSRRGAGSTITISIPLSRLAGVSRHDRKK
- a CDS encoding SPFH/Band 7/PHB domain protein, which codes for MSSGITGGLTFVIIALLIFVAVTIAKGVRIIPQGEEWVVERLGKFNAVLSPGLHVIVPYVDKVAYKVVTKDIILDVEQQEVITKDNAVVITNAIAFIKVTDTVKAVYGVVNFSEAIRQLISTTLRSITGEMELDEALSSRDKIKARLKESIASEAIDWGLTVKSVEIQDIKPSETMVRAMELQAGAERERKAVVTKAEGAKQSMILESEGRLESAKRDAVAQVTLAQASSEAIRKIAEAIADRDTPMLYLLGEKYIAAMTRLGESHNAKVVLLPADIQETLRGLIGRAKV
- a CDS encoding quinone oxidoreductase — protein: MTNAIRIHNTGGPEVMRWEPIEVGKPGLAQVRLRQTAIGLNYIDVYHRTGLYPMELPGTPGLEAAAVVDEVGAGVADLKSGDRVAYAAGPVGAYAEARLMAADRLIKLPDAISDQQAAAMMLQGMTAQYLLRRTFHVKTGDTILIHAAAGGVGTIVCQWAKSLGATIIGTVGSEEKAAAAKAHGCTHTIIYTREDFVARVSDLTGGRKVDVVYDSVGKDTFMKSLDCLKPLGMLVSFGQSSGSVAAFDPAILSVKGSLFLTRPILMTYTAARADLVASAQELFDVVASGKVRISVNQTYALKDAAQAHRDLEARETTGSTVLTV